The Comamonas endophytica sequence GGGTAAGCGGTGCGAAGCTGAGCGAAGGTTGGAGTAGTAAAAAGTACTTACAGATCAGTAGGTTAGCGAAGTTTTCCGAAATATTCGAAAACTGATCTGTGTACCGGTACTGTACCGAAACTTGATGTTCCAGGATGTGATTAGGTGCCGAAATTTTGCTCCACTGATTGACGTGGAGGGCAGCGGGTCGTGACGAGCGTCTTGGCTACAGAAATTGAGGCGCACCAGGCCATGGGGCATGACCGCAGTTAGCCGCTCTTAACACTCTTTGGAAGTAGCACCAGTTACGCTCGAGGTTGCTCCCTCTCTAGCGATGGCGACGTGTAGAAGTGAGAACTGCAGACCGCTGACCCTGTCCGCATTGAAATACAAGGCAGTGCTGTCCCGCAAACTGACCAAAAAGCGGTTGCAGTCCACTGGTTAAAGCAGAGAGTTAGTCAAGAGTCGACGCCCGTATAATGACCATTTCTTCAGCAACATGACCGCTAGGCGGATAGCTCGCTGTCTTGAATTTTAGACGGGGAGAAGGCTGTTATACCGACTCTGCGAAGCCAATGACTTCAATATTACGATGGGCAGGGAGCAAGCGCAGAATTCTACCCGAGTTGCGCTCCATCGCCCCGCTGGATTTTGGTAGGTATCTTGAACCCTTCGCAGGCTCTGCAGTACTGTTTTTTGAGATCTTACCTGCGCGTGCAGTACTAGGTGACTTAAACCCGGAAATTTTTGCAACTTATTCCGCAATTAGAGACAACCCCCTGGATGTACTCTATTATTTGAGCTCAATACCGCAGACCAGTGAGGCGTACTACACCTTGCGAGCAGTTGATCCATCCAGTTTGACAAGAGTTCAACGCGCGGCAAGGTTAATATATTTGATGAAATCCTGCTTCAATGGGGTTTATAGAACAAACCGCCAAGGAATTTTTAATGTGCCACTAGGTAGCAAGTTTTTTTCTCTTCCAGATGAAAAAAATCTGCAAGCAGCTTCCAAGGCTTTGCAAAAAGTTGAACTTGTCTGCGGCGATTTTGAAGAAACTCTTGTTTATGCATCGAGTGGTGATTTCGTTTATTTAGATCCTCCCTACAGCGATGCTACTAGATTTCGCGGAGAATATAGCTATAAAGGAGCTTTTCATTCTGCTGATCTAGAAAGACTGGTGAATTCTTGCAAGACATTGACTGATAATGGCGTTCGAGTCCTTCTTTCATTCAAGGAGTGTGAGGCAGTTATGGACGTACTTAGCGGCTGGTCATTCAAGCATCTCGATGTAAATCGGAGCGTTGCCGGGTT is a genomic window containing:
- a CDS encoding Dam family site-specific DNA-(adenine-N6)-methyltransferase, with protein sequence MRSIAPLDFGRYLEPFAGSAVLFFEILPARAVLGDLNPEIFATYSAIRDNPLDVLYYLSSIPQTSEAYYTLRAVDPSSLTRVQRAARLIYLMKSCFNGVYRTNRQGIFNVPLGSKFFSLPDEKNLQAASKALQKVELVCGDFEETLVYASSGDFVYLDPPYSDATRFRGEYSYKGAFHSADLERLVNSCKTLTDNGVRVLLSFKECEAVMDVLSGWSFKHLDVNRSVAGFARSRRSAREILAYNY